In Elgaria multicarinata webbii isolate HBS135686 ecotype San Diego chromosome 15, rElgMul1.1.pri, whole genome shotgun sequence, one genomic interval encodes:
- the LOC134409412 gene encoding ribosome-binding protein 1-like, whose amino-acid sequence MEETYLLHAEGVKKKILHGGCGELPNFKDGSKVTFHFQTLKDNFERTVIDDSRGAGIPMEIIVGKMFKIEVWETLLTSMRIGEVAEFWCDAVHTGMYALISKGMRKIAEGKDPLDGQKHRCGMGNMFDYHTTGYADLDELQRTPQPLIFIMELFKVEDPSSYKRDTWAMSNDEKLVAVPKLHTEGNRLVLSRKFKEAAEKYQEAVICLRNVQAKEKPQEEDWLKLENLITPLVLNYCQCQLELGEYYEVLEHTTDLLQKDNKNVKAYFKRAKAHAAVWNEKEARADFLRVAHLDPSLAAAVRKELKVLGERMRRKHVEERKRYRGLFQQPPEETEETEELPEGKDGLLRAEEEGNDPESSNPQRGVEGTGIGARNGELEPGNTKEGKGGLLAEGEMDTGNFAAQKEREEVRVAEEGQVKQEDYGQGGEVSSHCGDNGTDSETGNGQQLGFGQQQPDWERENTEEGWDRNGDVGSTVQKEEQGGTGVHGGSGDPVISSGGGPTEGQCETEWGLRAENFTREREDHEAEHVELETTNWAHSRIQDNTDRGIEDVMEGAREESALDGIEGDSFQVEQEGSRREAGVMATQLNLREEASSDRGNCGGPNKESAAGEEEEPAEETALGKSKGKADAPSKPEEETHGYEAGPGHGEADPAGQVAAAEDCGKGLIDDSTEAESCLGAESSRGEDNPEEAGIQREGTKDGYGTTSQGKIQGDERAQEGTEAELSFEAKNAKGENLDAEEADLQVGREGAGEIRVLAEMDLGEESLQESSGASRKECEGAQETPLPTRRAEGKDQSQAGCLEEIAWSGAGAEWNISAPKQPGLIQEEAQ is encoded by the exons ATGGAAGAAACGTACCTACTTCATGCCGAAGGAGTCAAGAAAAAGATTTTACACGGAGGCTGCGGGGAGCTGCCGAATTTCAAAGATGGGAGCAAG GTCACGTTCCACTTCCAGACACTGAAAGACAACTTTGAGAGAACGGTGATAGACGACAGCCGGGGCGCTGGCATCCCCATGGAGATTATCGTGGGGAAGATGTTCAAAATCGAGGTCTGGGAGACCCTGCTGACTTCCATGAGGATCGGCGAGGTGGCCGAGTTCTGGTGTGACGCTGTT CACACAGGCATGTACGCCTTAATCTCCAAGGGCATGAGGAAAATCGCGGAGGGGAAGGACCCTCTGGATGGTCAGAAGCACCGCTGTGGGATGGGCAACATGTTTGACTATCACACCACAGGCTACGCAGACCTGGATGAGCTGCAAAGGACGCCTCAGCCCTTGATCTTCATTATGGAGCTGTTCAAA GTGGAGGACCCTTCTTCCTACAAACGGGATACCTGGGCCATGAGCAACGACGAGAAGCTGGTGGCGGTGCCTAAGCTGCACACCGAGGGCAACCGGCTGGTGCTGTCCAGGAAATTCAAGGAAGCGGCCGAAAAGTACCAGGAAGCCGTGATCTGTTTGCGCAACGTCCAGGCCAAG GAGAAGCCGCAGGAGGAGGACTGGCTGAAGCTGGAGAATCTCATCACGCCGCTCGTACTGAACTATTGCCAGTGCCAGCTGGAGCTGGGGGAGTATTACGAGGTCTTGGAGCACACCACCGACCTCCTCCAGAAGGACAACA AAAACGTCAAGGCTTATTTCAAGCGGGCAAAGGCCCACGCTGCCGTCTGGAACGAAAAGGAGGCCCGAGCGGATTTCCTGAGGGTGGCCCACTTGGATCCGTCGCTGGCGGCCGCCGTGAGGAAAGAGTTAAAGGTCCTGGGGGAGCGGATGAGGCGGAAGCATGTGGAAGAGCGCAAGAGGTACCGAGGGCTCTTCCAGCAGCCTCCAGAGGAAACTGAGGAGACTGAAGAGCTCCCTGAGGGAAAAGATGGCCTCCtgagggcagaggaggagggaaatgatCCAGAAAGCTCAAATCCTCAGAGAGGGGTAGAAGGGACTGGGATTGGGGCAAGGAATGGAGAATTAGAGCCTGGAAACACtaaggagggaaagggaggactCCTAGCCGAGGGGGAAATGGACACAGGGAACTTTGCTGCTCAGAAAGAGAGGGAAGAAGTGAGGGTGGCTGAAGAAGGACAAGTCAAGCAAGAAGACTATGGGCAAGGTGGGGAGGTGTCTAGTCATTGTGGGGACAATGGGACAGACTCTGAAACCGGCAACGGACAACAGTTAGGTTTTGGGCAACAGCAGCCAGATTGGGAGAGGGAAAATACAGAAGAGGGCTGGGATCGGAATGGAGATGTTGGTTCTACAGTGCAGAAGGAAGAGCAAGGAGGGACAGGTGTCCATGGGGGTTCTGGGGACCCCGTGATCAGCAGTGGGGGAGGCCCCACAGAAGGACAGTGTGAGACCGAGTGGGGCCTCAGAGCAGAGAATTTCACCAGAGAGAGGGAAGACCATGAAGCAGAGCATGTGGAATTAGAAACTACAAACTGGGCCCATTCTAGGATACAGGACAATACGGATCGCGGAATAGAGGATGTAATGGAAGGGGCGAGAGAGGAGAGCGCCTTGGATGGCATCGAAGGGGACAGCTTCCAGGTCGAGCAGGAAGGGTCAAGGAGAGAAGCAGGGGTGATGGCAACACAGCTGAATTTGAGGGAAGAAGCCAGCTCTGACCGGGGCAACTGTGGAGGGCCAAACAAAGAGAGTGCcgctggagaggaggaagaaccgGCAGAAGAAACGGCGTTGGGAAAGTCAAAAGGAAAAGCTGATGCTCCTTCTAAGCCAGAGGAGGAGACACATGGGTATGAAGCAGGCCCAGGACATGGTGAGGCAGACCCAGCAGGCCAAGTGGCGGCAGCTGAGGATTGTGGGAAAGGATTAATAGATGATAGCACCGAGGCAGAGAGCTGCCTTGGAGCAGAGAGTTCCAGGGGAGAGGATAATCCTGAAGAAGCTGGAATCCAGAGGGAAGGCACCAAAGATGGGTATGGCACTACGTCACAGGGAAAGATACAAGGGGATGAGAGAGCCCAGGAAGGCACTGAGGCAGAATTAAGCTTTGAAGCCAAGAATGCCAAAGGAGAGAACTTGGATGCAGAAGAAGCAGATTTGCAAGTTGGACgggaaggggcaggggaaatAAGAGTGTTAGCTGAAATGGATTTGGGGGAAGAATCTCTCCAGGAGAGCAGTGGGGCGTCAAGAAAGGAATGTGAGGGTGCCCAAGAGACACCGCTGCCCACTCGCCGTGCAGAAGGCAAAGACCAGAGTCAAGCAGGCTGTTTGGAGGAGATAGCTTGGTCTGGAGCAGGAGCTGAGTGGAATATTTCTGCCCCCAAGCAGCCCGGCTTAATACAGGAGGAAGCCCAGTGA